GATTAACTAGAATCACCTAAATAGATTCCTAGATTTCTGGCAGCATTTCCCTTTGCATATCTGGTATAAAAAGTGTTATAGTAATAGTGCTAAAAAAAAGTCCCTCGATTTGAttctactttttaatatattttattctgtAAAAGCAAAGCAAAGTAGATTCAAACCAAAACACAAGACAGTGATACTcgtaaaaccaaaaagaaagaaagatcccaTATTCCCATTGGGTTTGCTCTCCTTTACCCACACCGTGATTGATGGTCACACTCCATTGTCCACACTCTCACCACCACCAGTTCTCGATATTCTACAAAACCACTGGCATCTTTTTTATTTCACTTTCTAAAAAGCTGTTTTTGGTTGGCAACAGTTTATTCATTCTTTAACTTGAGTTTCACTTTTGACCCAACTATTTCTACTCCACTCTTATTTACGCCTCAACTAACTTAACGACGAAGCCCTCACTTACTCACTTTCCTTTATATATACTACTACACCCTCCACGCCCTCCGACACAACAACTCCCAACAGAACAACAAGTAATGGATTGGTTCTCATGGCTGTCGAGAACAACTCTTGAACCATGCTCATGACAAACTGTGAATCATAGAGTTACAATCACGACATGATGAGAGATACATATCAGATTCAGGAAGCAGCTACAAATTTCTCCCAAGTACCGTATTTTGAGCTAAAAGTTCCACCACCAAATTGCTGTGCGTATTCACATATCACAGTCCGAGCGCAAGCGTCCCATGTATTGGCAATGTCTTTGAGCGACATCGGCTGTGACAAACTTCTTAGCAATATATTGAACCTTGCCATAGCTTTGGACGAGAGGTCCCCGTTCTCTTTGCTGTTCAAGACACCAGACCATGTTAATTAAGGTAGGAAAATGATCCAGTTTCTTATGGAAGGTTTCTAGAAGACATGAGCCAGATGATTTCAGAGAAGATTAAAACTATATGGCAGAAGTTTTGCTTGACCAAGTATGAAAGATCTATGTTTCAATTTTCTTGAGGTTGAAGTCCTGTCTTGTTACCTGGTTTCCACCCGCAGTTTATACAGGAGAGATGGAGAGACGTTGGGGTAGCTACAAGGTACCAGTAGACGCAATGATTGAATAGGAGACTGTAACAAAAGTACAAAACATATCTTAAGAAGGATAAAATGAAATGATACGGTTTCATTTCCACAAAATATTACCGATATGACCATGCTTACCATTTGGGTTGATGAGAGATGAGCCTTCAAGGCTGGGCTGAGAGAAACAGCTATAAACGAAACTCTCACTGTTGTTCCTTCACAGCCTTTGCTTGCTGTTGCTCCCTCACTAGAATCAGCGGCATCTTCATCATCACTAATCTCAACAACTGTATCTATCAGCCGCTGGTTTATTTCCTTGATTTCCTCCAAAAGAGCATGCTCGGTCTGCAGTCCAAGATTGAGATTTCAACATTAGAAAAACTGAAACCTTTTGCTTCCCAATCTTCTTTGCTGTTTGAGTCAATTTTCAGATATACCCAAGGGAAGTCTAAATGAAAAAACATACCTCAGTTCTTGCCTTCTTGCCAACAGAAGTCGCAGTAGATTCCAGATCTGATGTTTCCGAACATGCAAACTGCTTGCAGTTATCACCAACGCTTCCTCCTAATGAATAAACGCTTAAGGGCATCGCAGTTGCGTGACGCTTCATCTTCTTGGTCGGCGTCATCCCCTCTTGCGCCATGAAGTTTCTTGCTTGGAGACGACACTTAGTCTTTGCAACGAAGTCCTCGCCAACTGAAGCTCTTGAACCGTTTCCTGGGGCTGAACCAGCTATCCTATCAACCATGCTTACAACAGATCCGATGTCACTTACTGCAGAAGAAAGTGACTGTGGTGAGATGGACTTCACCTGAAAGCAAGAAAAAACATACATCAAGATCAGAATATTTAGAACAATAATATTCCAACTACAAAAGATGTAACGTTACTTACGGCTCTGATAAGGCGTTCAATAGGCAGCTCAGTAGCACTTGGTTTTCCAAATGTACTTGTCAAAGGATTTAAATTATTTCCTTCAGGACTAGTAAACTCCTGAAGCAGAGGAGAGGCAGAGATCCCCGGAGTGCCAAATGCAATGGATTGAACTACGCCTTGCACTCCAGTTGCTTGTTGCCGTGCAGTATTTCCCATTGACAACGAAGAAGCTCCAGATGGTTTCTCAGAGTCAACTTGCATAGGGGACGGTGCCACGGGGGTTGCAGGGGATGGGACAACGAACGGGGAGTTTGCAGGTTGCACTGGAGTACCCATCTTGTTGACAGATGACATCATATTTTTCTGGTCGATCTGGGGAGACGAATTTTGTTGCGTCATCTGAGGAGATGAACCTGGCAAAAGTTGAGGCGACGTAACAGGAAGCTGGGATCCTGGTTTTAACTGTTGATGGGGATAAGTAGTACGCTGACTCTGCAGAGAATGTTGCTGAAACATCCCAGGACTGACATCATTTTGTGCCACTTGCTGTCTTGCTTGCAACTGTTCCTGGTGCTGCTGCATTAATTGCTGCTTCTGAAGTAGTTGCTGCTGCATCTGGCGCTGTTGAAATTGCTGTTTGAGCTGCTGCGGCTGCGTCATTTGTTGGTCTTTCTGTTGCTGAAGCAGACCGGAACTTAACTGGGTTTGATTAACATTAGGCTGCAGTGTACTTAACCCACTTTGAGCAGAGGCAGAGGTGTTATTTACTTGTTGATAAGTATTTTGTTGAATGGATCTCACGGCAACCTGCTGGCCATTGTTCAGTGCATTTCCTTGGCCTGGCTCTAAACTAGAAGCCGGTACGGAACTGTGAATATTCTGCTGTGGTGCTGAAGCTCCAGGCCGAGATGAGAGAACATTGTTCTGCACATTTTCCAAACTACTCTGTTGTGCCCTAGGCATGCTCATTGACTGCATCTGCGGATTTGCTTGACCATCATGAGAATGATTACCGTTCTGAGATGATTGTTGCTGCATAGGCTGCATCTGAGATTGCGGAAGCTGCCCTTGCTGTACTGGCTTCCTCGGCCTGTGCGCAGTTACGAAATCTATTATCTGCTTCTCATAAATAGCCACCTTATTCTTTAAAGGAGGCATGATACTGCTCTTTGAAACCGATAGGAATTGCATCATTCGCTCCAACATTGTCTTGAATTGTTTCAATTTCTCAAACTGCTCTGATCTTTGTTGCTGCGGAAGAGAATCCATCTGGGGAGAAAAAGAATTgtgttcaataaaaaaatagtcaAGCACATAGATGCAAGCTACAATTTTTGTGGGTTTGGGAAGGAACATAAATATCCGACGTTTACTTTCCAGAGGACAGTAAAAACAAGAGCATCTATTAGTGAAATGGTTTTCAAGACACCAAAGTTGTATGACTTTCTGTTAAAATGTCGAACCAGTTTTGCATTGAATTCATACAAATTTTCACTCAGTTACTACTGTTTCAGACAACATACACTCTAACACTCCTAGAAAAAAATATGGCAACTTACTTGCTGCAACTTGGCTATAACTCTCTGGTAGATTTCAGTAATATCTGGTAAGTACGCATCTTTCATAGTTTTGATCTGCAAAGACAAAGCACCATGGGAATACGATTACTCATTACGAGAGGCCCGAAGCATTACCcaaattagaaagaaaaaaactaccTTTTGGAAAACCTCCTCTTGCCAATCAACCGCATTTCCACTTTCCGTCTGTGCCGTGGAGTCTAGCGATGCTACAAGTAATAAACAAAAGGTTTTGTTCAGTAACAGATCCTGCTGAGGGATTATGTAAAGTATCAGAACCTAAAGTATTCACAAGGATGTAAAAGCATACATGATGGCATCTCCAGAAGGGTTCTTTGGGATTGATACAGTTGTCTCTGCTGGTCCACTACATTTTGAGGTGGAAGCAGGGAACCTGTGACTTGGCCTGAAGATTGTAGCCTTTGTTGCACATCCTGTTGAAGCAGATTAGGTTGTTGTAACTGCTGACGGTGCGACTGAAGGGGCACCATCTGCTGCTGGGCTGGCTGATTTTGTGACTGTTGTCCCTGAGAAGGATACAAGCCGCCATGGCCAGCCTGGTGTGTTCGTTGCAGCGCAGCGGTTGGCTGTGATAACATGTGCAGCGACTGCTGGTTAGTCTGCAAGCTCGAATTGCCAACCTGGGAACTGAGCAACTGTTGCTGTGGTTGCTGGAGTCCTGCAACATTGCTTTGAGTGCCCAGTGGTTGCTGAGTAGTAGCCTGAAGGCTGTTTTGTTGAGACATCAATTGCTGTTGGGCCGGAGGGTGTTGCTTCTGCTGCTGTTGCATGTTCATAACATTATTTTGCTGGTTCAGTAACCTTTGCTGATGTTGATGCTGCATATCCCCAAGAACATGCTGCCCCATCATCTGCTTCTGTTGGATGCCGGAGCCACTTGCAGCTTGTTGCCGCATCATTTGTGCTTGCTGCTGGGGAGAAATTGACTGCTGCGGCAATGAAGTTTGTTGCTGATGGATGCCAGAGGATTGTTGTGATTGCGGATGTTGCCTTAGCAGCGATGATTGCTGCTGACGAAGAATAGTCTGTGACGTAGTCTGCTGAGAAGACAATTGAGGACTTGACTGCTGATTTGTGTGGAGACCCTGGATGGGAGCTGAGCTCACAGCTGAAGGCTGCGTCGCAGATGTCGTACTAGCAGGCTGTTGAGACGAATGCATTTGATTGGGCTGCAGCACATtttgttgctgttgttgttgtatgTGTGTTGGCAAAAGCGAATTGGGATTGGGGACATTCCCTGCCTGAAAATTCTGCCTGAGAAGTTGCTGCTGCTGATAAAGATATTGTGCACCCTGTGGCTGCTGCTGCTGAGAAGACATAGTATGCGGCGGTCTGCCCAACATCTGCCTTTGGGATCCTGAGAGCATGTTGGATGAAAGGCCATGCTGCCCAGATGAATCTTGCAACAGTCCGGCTACATTTTGCATACTGGAATTCTGGTTTACAACGCTATTATTGGCTATGGAAGAAACAGGCGGCATGGAAGATGGCAAACCGGTAGAACCGGTTATGCCAGAGGCTGTGTTACTCTGAATGGTTTGGGACATCAACGGCTGAGGTGCTTGAGATTGATTGTTTGGTAACGTTCCTGGAAGAAGTTGCCCCTGATTGTTGGGTACTAGAAAAGTTAAACAGGACCAAATTAGAGGAACAGTCATCCTAAAGAACCAGATATGCAATACATGCTTGAGAATCATGATTACTTGAATCCATTGATGTGGTATTATTAGCATCAGGGGTAGTTGAGGAAGAGCCAGCAGCATTTTGAGATTTAGTCTCCATAGTCAGCATCTTCATGGATATCTTCCGAAGGTAATCAgtctaaaaattcaaaaaaagaaaatcagggAGGTATACATGGATTGATACCCCCATATAGCTTTACGGCTACCAAAGTCTGTTATTTTCCAGCTTGTTAAAAAAGTGGATGTTCAGCAGATGATTAAAGTACCTGGTTAACAGCACAGCTGAAAATTTTCTCCTCAAATCTGGCAGCAATTCTCCTGAGATCGTTAATTCCTTCTGGTCCAGAATTCGGAAGGTGCCTGCTTAGTGTTTCCATTCTGCGCATAGAGTAAGAAAAACAGAAGTAAAGGTCAAAGAAGTGTAACACCATGTATTTCTGATGAAACATTTTGCAGAGACATAACATTACAACAACACcagttaataatattaaatattaaataaacttaCATCTTGTTAACGATCTTCTGGCGTGAATCAGGTGGCAACTGTTTTCTCCACTCACCATTGTTCATGGCTGCAGATTCTCCATTTGGAATGGAAAGTCTCCAATTGTTGTTATCCATCAAGTGTTCCTACGTATACAAACCATGATAAGATgatatcccaaaaaaaaaaaaactacaagaaACAAACTACCACACAGAAGatggattattattattaacacTCTATCATTTCTCAATATatgtttctttcctttttttccaTTTATGCCCAATAATCAGACCAGCcaggataataataataataatagaaagtTTGAGACATCAGAAATCAAATAAGGAATCaccaaacaaaatcaaaaacaagTTGTGTTCAGTGATCagccaaaattttcatttttttttattaccagCTTTGTCTCCTGTCCGTAGCAGAAAGACACATACGAAACGAATAAGCATACTTTATGACATGACGCAAACAAAGTTAATCTATTCTCCTAATTCAGTAAGAACCGAGAATCACCATCGGTAGAGGGCGATGGCGATATAGTACGGCTTCCCGAGACTCCGATCACAAGATAAAACTCGAAAAGCAACAGAGTGACATCAAAAGAAAAACGAGATTCGAAAATTTCACCTCAAATTTTCAAAGCGTGTCGAGGCGATTTCGCGTTTGCTACAAACGATTAGAGTCTGCCTTtaggagaaaaaaaataataggagttaaattagggtttaggttgATCGAGAAATGAAtttgaagaatatataaaagaatGTTTCTGGGCAAACACAGAGGAAGGAAACTTCATGCGTCATAAGCTGCCAAATGTGTCCCCTCAACTTCGCTTATAAGTTATGACCAAAGTTTTCTATGTCGTCGCGCTGCTTTTTAAATTACCACTAACCCCCTccaattaaacataaattacaAGGTCCACTGTGTATAAATAGATATATTGAGAAAGTTCTTTACGACGACGTTTCAATATCGATACGAGCTGTTAGCGCGTACCCGCGTATCAACTAATTACTAAGAACgaaataatttgaatattttagaGTTAACATAAACCTATTTATAAGTGACAACTCTATTAGTTTTCGTTTCgaccaaaaaaagaaaggttTTTTCCCATTGCTACCGATACTAAGAAACAAGAAACCACTTCAAAGGTAATACACTTAACATGTTTATTCATGCCTTTCCTTTTAAACTCTTGCAGGTTGcttttttatatacaaatctGTACATGCAAACTTGCCTTCCCCCTCTTATTTCGCTTAGCTTCCCTCTTCCATACTCTGCATCTTCAAGGATATTTTGCAAAAGTAGTCCATCTGAAACTCGAAATCAACACACAACATCAAGAAACAAAGGAGGGGATGATATCAAGGAAGTACACATTGCGCTTATTCAAAAATACTCGTAACCTGATTTTTTGCGGTGTTGAAAATTAACTCCTCGAAGCTGACAGCAATTCTCATGAGCTCTTCGATTCCTTCTTCCCCAGAATATGGAACATGTTTCTTCAGTGTTTCCAATCTGCTCCAATGACAAAAGTAACTTATAAACATATTCATGGCAAAACGTTGTAAAACATTCTATATTTCAACAGAGTTTTATCATTAAATTGGCTTTTGGGGAGGGAATAAGCAGCTAAGAGTGAGAAATATGGAGGATGAACAAACTCACAGCGTGTTGACATTCTTCTGGCGTGAAGCTGGTGGATGTAGAGCTCTCCAGTCACCTCTGTTTATGGCAAGATTACCTAATGTGGACAAAGCAAAGCATTAAGTTCAGATTTCTAACTCCATTCAAGAGAAACAAATCAAGTGGGAAAATGGATGCAGCTGAGCTTCCAACATCCATATATTACACCACGTAAACGGACTGTATCTACGGATTTGCTTGACTATCATGAGAGTGTATATTACCGTGCGGAGATGATTGTTGCTGCATAGGCTGCATCTGAGATTCCGGAAGCTGCTCTTGCTGTACTGGCTTACTCCCCTTGTACACATTTACGAAAAGTATAATCTGCTTCTCATAAAAAGCCACCTTTTCCTTTAATGCAGGCATGATATTGCTCTTTGAAACCGATATGATATGTATCATTCGCTCCAACATTGTCTTGACTCGTTTCAATTTCTCAAACTCCTCTGATCTTTGTTGCTGCGGAAGAGAATACTgctcaagaaaaaaagaaaaaaaaagaatgtgttCAACAAGAAAAGAGACCGAGCACATAGATGCAAGCTAAAGGAACATAAATATCCGATACTTTCTACTGGACAGAAAGAATACGAGCCTCAAGAGCATCTTTTGGTGAAACGGTTTTCAAGATTCCAAAGTTGTATGACTTGCTTTAGCAAATATCGAACCAGTCTTGCATTGAAGTCATAGGAATTCTCGCTCAGATACTCTACTGTTTGGAGGGACACACTCTAACTCTCCTAGAAAAATATATCGCAACTTACTTGCTGCAACTTGGCTCCAACTCCCTGGTCGATTTCTGTAAGATCTGAGAAGTACGCATCTTTCAAAGTTTTGATCTGCAAAGACAAGCAACATGATCACACGGTTACTCATTACGATTATATGTGTAAGATCCCCTGCCGTGTTGCATCTATCTCTTGAAGATTAATAAATGTAGAtaaaattggtatatatatagCAAAAGTATTTGATCTCCCCCAAACCCTTCTGAGAGCTGACAGAAAGACTTAAGAGGCCGGAAGCATTACCcgaattagaaagaaaaaaaaacaaccttttGGAAAATCTCTTCTTGCCAATCAACCCCATAACCACTTTCCGTCTGTGCCATGGAGTCTAAAAATGCTGCAATTTACAAAAACGGGGTTTGTTGAGCATCAGATCCTGCTGAATGATTATCTAAAGTATTCACAAGGATGTAAAAGCATACCTGAGGGAATCTCTGGAAGGGTTTGATATAGTTGTCTCCGTTGGTCCCCTACATTTTGAGGTGGAAGCAGGGAACCTGTGACTTGGCCTGAAAACTGTAGCCTTTGTTGCACGTCCTGCTGTAGCAGATTAGATTGTTCTTGCAAACGTAAGTGCTGACGGTGCGACTGAAGGGGCATCATCTGCTGCTGGGATGGCTGATTTTGTGACTGTTGGCCTTGAGAAGAAAACATACCACGAGATGATTGTCGCTGGATAGGCTGCATCTGAGATTCCGGAAGCTGCCCTTGCTGTACTGGATTCCTCGGCCTTAGCATATTTACCAAATCTATAATCTGTTTCTCATAAATAGCCACCTTATCCTTTAATGCAGGTATGATATTGCTCTTTGACACCGAAAGGAATTGTATCATTCGCTCCACCGCTGCCTTGAATTGTTTCAATTTCTCAAACTGCTCTGATCTTCGTTGCTGCGGAACAGAGTCCATCTGGAGAGAAAAAGGAATGTGCTCAGAAGGAAAAGAGACAAGCACATAGATGCAAGCTACAACCTTTGTCGGTTTGGGAAGCAAAATAAACATCCGACAGTTTACTTTCTACTGGACAGTAAAAATACGAGCCTCAAAAGCATCTTTTGGTAGAATGGTTTCCAAAAAGTTGTATGACTTTCTTTTGCAATGGTCTTGCATAGAAATTCTCGCAGGTACAACTCTCTTAGAAAAAGACTTACTTGCTGCACCTTGGCTGCAGCTCTCCGATAGATTTCGACAAGATCTGGTAAGTACGCTGCTTGTATAGTTTAATCTGCAAAGACAAAGCACCATGGGCAAAAACGATTACTCATTACAATGGTATTTTATGTAAGATAGCCtgtcgtgtttttttttttttttttgaatatttgtaaaatttattcaaagaaAACTAACTTTTGTACATCAAGTGTGGCTGTTTAGGTCTTACTGACTCTTACATGAAAACTCAGAAAGATCAAAATGATTGAAAACCATAGCTTACTCCCTTGAAGCAAACCAGCATTGCAACAAAGCTTCGTACTTGTTGTGGCCCGTAGCTGTTACTGTCAGACACCAGTTACGAATTTGCCTGTCAATCATCTTAACTAACAAGGTGGGATTCATAGGCGTGGCCCCATGACGTCGATCATTTCTCTCCCTCCATACCGAATGAACCGAGGCTTGCAGAGTAGTCCGCAACAAAAGATAGCCTGTCGTGTTGCATCTATCTCTTCGAGATTTAATAAGCGTAAGCAGAATGGACAGCGAGACTAAGAAGGCGGAAGCATTAcccaaattagaaaaaaaaagaaaactacctTTTGGAAAACCTCCTCTTGCCAATCAACCGCATTTCCACATTCCGTCTGTGCCGTGGAGTCTAGCGATGTTacaattaataaacaaaaggtTTTTGTTCAGCATCAGATCATAAAGTATCAGAACCTATACATGATGGCATCTCCGGGAGGGTTCTTTGGGATTGATACAGTTGTCTCCGTTGGTCTCCGGAAGGCCTCCAATTGTTGTTATCCATCTAAGTGTTCCCTACGGTTTACAAACCAcgaagattagggtttagggttgatcGGGATTGAAGAATTAAAGAATCTTTCTGGTCAAACGCAGAGGAAGAAGGGAAGCTTACAAGCCATGACCAAGTTTTCAATGTATTACGATGCCGTTTTGCTCGCATCATTTCACGGTGACTGGACCACGTATCAGTAAGGAAACCTACTTATCAGTGATGGTGATAACTCTGCCAAAGTTTCTAAAAAACAAAGACGAAATAATATTAGGAAATAGCAGTAAAAAAGTTTCCATGAGAAAAGTATAAATTCTAATGATGAAAATGACcataatatttcattaaaaaggtaaatatataattataggggttaactaatctaaactttagggtttagagttaagggatgGAGATTTGAGactaaagtttaaaattttataaaatagtttcaaaaaataatttcgaattacagaaagaaaatttgaaaaaaaaaataaaaaaaaaaaaaattcaaaaaaagaaatttataaaaatgttagaatttgaaaacatataatctaagactatataaaaaattatttttttatctttttatatataaattatttaatttataaaacaatttgaaagaagattaatttaaaattattaaaaaaagaatctaatattttatattatttggatacaatattaattattgtattgtttggaaacataaatt
This region of Brassica napus cultivar Da-Ae chromosome C5, Da-Ae, whole genome shotgun sequence genomic DNA includes:
- the LOC106396123 gene encoding mediator of RNA polymerase II transcription subunit 15a isoform X2, which produces MDNNNWRLSIPNGESAAMNNGEWRKQLPPDSRQKIVNKIMETLSRHLPNSGPEGINDLRRIAARFEEKIFSCAVNQTDYLRKISMKMLTMETKSQNAAGSSSTTPDANNTTSMDSSNHDSQALPNNQGQLLPGTLPNNQSQAPQPLMSQTIQSNTASGITGSTGLPSSMPPVSSIANNSVVNQNSSMQNVAGLLQDSSGQHGLSSNMLSGSQRQMLGRPPHTMSSQQQQPQGAQYLYQQQQLLRQNFQAGNVPNPNSLLPTHIQQQQQQNVLQPNQMHSSQQPASTTSATQPSAVSSAPIQGLHTNQQSSPQLSSQQTTSQTILRQQQSSLLRQHPQSQQSSGIHQQQTSLPQQSISPQQQAQMMRQQAASGSGIQQKQMMGQHVLGDMQHQHQQRLLNQQNNVMNMQQQQKQHPPAQQQLMSQQNSLQATTQQPLGTQSNVAGLQQPQQQLLSSQVGNSSLQTNQQSLHMLSQPTAALQRTHQAGHGGLYPSQGQQSQNQPAQQQMVPLQSHRQQLQQPNLLQQDVQQRLQSSGQVTGSLLPPQNVVDQQRQLYQSQRTLLEMPSSSLDSTAQTESGNAVDWQEEVFQKIKTMKDAYLPDITEIYQRVIAKLQQMDSLPQQQRSEQFEKLKQFKTMLERMMQFLSVSKSSIMPPLKNKVAIYEKQIIDFVTAHRPRKPVQQGQLPQSQMQPMQQQSSQNGNHSHDGQANPQMQSMSMPRAQQSSLENVQNNVLSSRPGASAPQQNIHSSVPASSLEPGQGNALNNGQQVAVRSIQQNTYQQVNNTSASAQSGLSTLQPNVNQTQLSSGLLQQQKDQQMTQPQQLKQQFQQRQMQQQLLQKQQLMQQHQEQLQARQQVAQNDVSPGMFQQHSLQSQRTTYPHQQLKPGSQLPVTSPQLLPGSSPQMTQQNSSPQIDQKNMMSSVNKMGTPVQPANSPFVVPSPATPVAPSPMQVDSEKPSGASSLSMGNTARQQATGVQGVVQSIAFGTPGISASPLLQEFTSPEGNNLNPLTSTFGKPSATELPIERLIRAVKSISPQSLSSAVSDIGSVVSMVDRIAGSAPGNGSRASVGEDFVAKTKCRLQARNFMAQEGMTPTKKMKRHATAMPLSVYSLGGSVGDNCKQFACSETSDLESTATSVGKKARTETEHALLEEIKEINQRLIDTVVEISDDEDAADSSEGATASKGCEGTTVRVSFIAVSLSPALKAHLSSTQMSPIQSLRLLVPCSYPNVSPSLLYKLRVETSKENGDLSSKAMARFNILLRSLSQPMSLKDIANTWDACARTVICEYAQQFGGGTFSSKYVCHEHGSRVVLDSHENQSITCCSVGSCCVGGRGGCSSIYKGK
- the LOC106396123 gene encoding mediator of RNA polymerase II transcription subunit 15a isoform X1; this encodes MEHLMDNNNWRLSIPNGESAAMNNGEWRKQLPPDSRQKIVNKIMETLSRHLPNSGPEGINDLRRIAARFEEKIFSCAVNQTDYLRKISMKMLTMETKSQNAAGSSSTTPDANNTTSMDSSNHDSQALPNNQGQLLPGTLPNNQSQAPQPLMSQTIQSNTASGITGSTGLPSSMPPVSSIANNSVVNQNSSMQNVAGLLQDSSGQHGLSSNMLSGSQRQMLGRPPHTMSSQQQQPQGAQYLYQQQQLLRQNFQAGNVPNPNSLLPTHIQQQQQQNVLQPNQMHSSQQPASTTSATQPSAVSSAPIQGLHTNQQSSPQLSSQQTTSQTILRQQQSSLLRQHPQSQQSSGIHQQQTSLPQQSISPQQQAQMMRQQAASGSGIQQKQMMGQHVLGDMQHQHQQRLLNQQNNVMNMQQQQKQHPPAQQQLMSQQNSLQATTQQPLGTQSNVAGLQQPQQQLLSSQVGNSSLQTNQQSLHMLSQPTAALQRTHQAGHGGLYPSQGQQSQNQPAQQQMVPLQSHRQQLQQPNLLQQDVQQRLQSSGQVTGSLLPPQNVVDQQRQLYQSQRTLLEMPSSSLDSTAQTESGNAVDWQEEVFQKIKTMKDAYLPDITEIYQRVIAKLQQMDSLPQQQRSEQFEKLKQFKTMLERMMQFLSVSKSSIMPPLKNKVAIYEKQIIDFVTAHRPRKPVQQGQLPQSQMQPMQQQSSQNGNHSHDGQANPQMQSMSMPRAQQSSLENVQNNVLSSRPGASAPQQNIHSSVPASSLEPGQGNALNNGQQVAVRSIQQNTYQQVNNTSASAQSGLSTLQPNVNQTQLSSGLLQQQKDQQMTQPQQLKQQFQQRQMQQQLLQKQQLMQQHQEQLQARQQVAQNDVSPGMFQQHSLQSQRTTYPHQQLKPGSQLPVTSPQLLPGSSPQMTQQNSSPQIDQKNMMSSVNKMGTPVQPANSPFVVPSPATPVAPSPMQVDSEKPSGASSLSMGNTARQQATGVQGVVQSIAFGTPGISASPLLQEFTSPEGNNLNPLTSTFGKPSATELPIERLIRAVKSISPQSLSSAVSDIGSVVSMVDRIAGSAPGNGSRASVGEDFVAKTKCRLQARNFMAQEGMTPTKKMKRHATAMPLSVYSLGGSVGDNCKQFACSETSDLESTATSVGKKARTETEHALLEEIKEINQRLIDTVVEISDDEDAADSSEGATASKGCEGTTVRVSFIAVSLSPALKAHLSSTQMSPIQSLRLLVPCSYPNVSPSLLYKLRVETSKENGDLSSKAMARFNILLRSLSQPMSLKDIANTWDACARTVICEYAQQFGGGTFSSKYVCHEHGSRVVLDSHENQSITCCSVGSCCVGGRGGCSSIYKGK
- the LOC106396123 gene encoding mediator of RNA polymerase II transcription subunit 15a isoform X4, translated to MEHLMDNNNWRLSIPNGESAAMNNGEWRKQLPPDSRQKIVNKIMETLSRHLPNSGPEGINDLRRIAARFEEKIFSCAVNQTDYLRKISMKMLTMETKSQNAAGSSSTTPDANNTTSMDSIPNNQGQLLPGTLPNNQSQAPQPLMSQTIQSNTASGITGSTGLPSSMPPVSSIANNSVVNQNSSMQNVAGLLQDSSGQHGLSSNMLSGSQRQMLGRPPHTMSSQQQQPQGAQYLYQQQQLLRQNFQAGNVPNPNSLLPTHIQQQQQQNVLQPNQMHSSQQPASTTSATQPSAVSSAPIQGLHTNQQSSPQLSSQQTTSQTILRQQQSSLLRQHPQSQQSSGIHQQQTSLPQQSISPQQQAQMMRQQAASGSGIQQKQMMGQHVLGDMQHQHQQRLLNQQNNVMNMQQQQKQHPPAQQQLMSQQNSLQATTQQPLGTQSNVAGLQQPQQQLLSSQVGNSSLQTNQQSLHMLSQPTAALQRTHQAGHGGLYPSQGQQSQNQPAQQQMVPLQSHRQQLQQPNLLQQDVQQRLQSSGQVTGSLLPPQNVVDQQRQLYQSQRTLLEMPSSSLDSTAQTESGNAVDWQEEVFQKIKTMKDAYLPDITEIYQRVIAKLQQMDSLPQQQRSEQFEKLKQFKTMLERMMQFLSVSKSSIMPPLKNKVAIYEKQIIDFVTAHRPRKPVQQGQLPQSQMQPMQQQSSQNGNHSHDGQANPQMQSMSMPRAQQSSLENVQNNVLSSRPGASAPQQNIHSSVPASSLEPGQGNALNNGQQVAVRSIQQNTYQQVNNTSASAQSGLSTLQPNVNQTQLSSGLLQQQKDQQMTQPQQLKQQFQQRQMQQQLLQKQQLMQQHQEQLQARQQVAQNDVSPGMFQQHSLQSQRTTYPHQQLKPGSQLPVTSPQLLPGSSPQMTQQNSSPQIDQKNMMSSVNKMGTPVQPANSPFVVPSPATPVAPSPMQVDSEKPSGASSLSMGNTARQQATGVQGVVQSIAFGTPGISASPLLQEFTSPEGNNLNPLTSTFGKPSATELPIERLIRAVKSISPQSLSSAVSDIGSVVSMVDRIAGSAPGNGSRASVGEDFVAKTKCRLQARNFMAQEGMTPTKKMKRHATAMPLSVYSLGGSVGDNCKQFACSETSDLESTATSVGKKARTETEHALLEEIKEINQRLIDTVVEISDDEDAADSSEGATASKGCEGTTVRVSFIAVSLSPALKAHLSSTQMSPIQSLRLLVPCSYPNVSPSLLYKLRVETSKENGDLSSKAMARFNILLRSLSQPMSLKDIANTWDACARTVICEYAQQFGGGTFSSKYGTWEKFVAAS